The genomic region GCATTTGTAAAGTGAACCTATCTTTTACGGACAACGCCGTTAACATTCATAGGAAAACATCAACGCCAACCATTATATTATACTAAGCCCTTCTCCTTCAAACTTACGTACGTTCCATCTCCGATAATAATATGATCAAGCACGTCAATGCCGACAATAGCACCTGCTTCAATCAGTCGCTTGGTTATTTGGATATCCTCCGGACTCGGCGTAGGATCACCACTGGGATGGTTGTGTGCGCACACAATCGATGCGCTGCTGCATTTGATGGCAGCCCGGAACACTTCACGCGGATGTACAATCGAAGCGTTAAGGCTGCCCATGGAGAGTGTTTCCTGGGCAATAATATGATTTTTGCTATTCAGAAAGAGACACACAAAATGTTCTTTCTGCAAGTAACGCAATTGTTCCATCAGGATGTCAGCTGCATCACGCGGTGTACGGATTGAAGTCGACTGTGTGAGTCTGCTCTTGGCAATCCGATGCCCCAGCTCAATGCCGGCTTTCAATTGCACAGCCTTGGCATTGCCAATCCCTTTCATCGCAGTCAATTCTTCCAGGCTCAGATCCATCAACGAGCGAATGCCACCCGCTTCGGCGAGAATCCGCTGTGCCATATGCACCGCGGATTCCTGTCTTGTGCCTGTTCGAAGTAAAATCGCCAGTAATTCAGCATGGCTTAAGGCGCCCGCCCCGTATTCCATCATGCGTTCTCTCGGGCGTTCTTCCTGGGGGATGTCGCGCATCATGTATTGAGGCGACTCCATATGTTCCCTCTTTTCAGTTCAAAACGTCAGTTGGCTTAACTCAAGTTCGCGGCAACACATGGACGCCAAACCCATCCAACATATCACTCAGCAAGGATAAGGGCAGGCCAACCACATTAAAATAACATCCTTCAATACGGTCGATCAGTGAAGCGCCAATGCCCTGAATGGCATAAGATCCTGCCTTATCCGAAGGCTCTCCTGTCTGCACATAGGCACGGATGGTCGCATCCGACAGTTCTTTCATCGTTACATCGGTTTGACGGTAATGAACAACCGACTGTCCATTGCCTGCATCAATACAAGCTACGCCGGTAAAAACCCGATGTACACGTCCCTGTAGACGGCTTAACATACGTTCAGCATCCGCTTCGTCTACGGGTTTGCCTAGAATCTCACCATCCAGAACGACAACGGTGTCACTACCAACAAT from Paenibacillus sp. FSL R5-0341 harbors:
- the radC gene encoding DNA repair protein RadC, with the protein product MESPQYMMRDIPQEERPRERMMEYGAGALSHAELLAILLRTGTRQESAVHMAQRILAEAGGIRSLMDLSLEELTAMKGIGNAKAVQLKAGIELGHRIAKSRLTQSTSIRTPRDAADILMEQLRYLQKEHFVCLFLNSKNHIIAQETLSMGSLNASIVHPREVFRAAIKCSSASIVCAHNHPSGDPTPSPEDIQITKRLIEAGAIVGIDVLDHIIIGDGTYVSLKEKGLV
- a CDS encoding Maf family protein, producing the protein MDNNQQRPIILASTSPRRKELIASLHLAFDVIPSHADEDTPPEWTPEQTVQELALRKALAVYRGLEGREQEAIIVGSDTVVVLDGEILGKPVDEADAERMLSRLQGRVHRVFTGVACIDAGNGQSVVHYRQTDVTMKELSDATIRAYVQTGEPSDKAGSYAIQGIGASLIDRIEGCYFNVVGLPLSLLSDMLDGFGVHVLPRT